The following proteins are encoded in a genomic region of Candidatus Diapherotrites archaeon:
- a CDS encoding DUF302 domain-containing protein: MELADFAYVVETGKGFDEAVVSVLKAVDHKGWVLFQVYDVKERLAAKGFEQKPLKIIEICSGKHANKFLNKNRLVSLCMPCKINVLEEKGKVKIAGMKPTMISRFFPDVSEEDALEAEQDIKEIVDNSK; the protein is encoded by the coding sequence ATGGAATTAGCGGATTTTGCATATGTAGTTGAAACCGGCAAGGGTTTTGACGAGGCAGTTGTATCGGTTTTGAAGGCGGTTGACCATAAAGGCTGGGTACTGTTCCAGGTGTATGACGTGAAAGAGCGGCTGGCTGCAAAAGGATTTGAGCAAAAACCACTGAAAATCATCGAGATTTGTTCAGGCAAGCATGCAAACAAATTTTTGAACAAAAACAGGTTAGTCTCTCTTTGCATGCCATGCAAGATAAATGTTCTGGAGGAAAAAGGGAAAGTGAAAATCGCGGGCATGAAACCAACGATGATTTCACGGTTCTTTCCGGACGTAAGCGAAGAGGACGCCCTTGAAGCAGAACAGGACATCAAGGAAATAGTTGACAACTCAAAGTGA
- a CDS encoding winged helix-turn-helix transcriptional regulator: MNADLFGLHAELCKTLADPKRLEILSLLSEGEKTVSELEGLMKIRQANLSQHLAVLRQRNVVVARKHGTTVSYKVANRKMIKACNLIRAVLLEQLEDTGRILRAATR; encoded by the coding sequence ATGAATGCTGATTTGTTCGGTCTGCACGCCGAACTTTGCAAGACGCTTGCCGACCCGAAGCGGCTGGAAATCCTGAGCCTGCTGAGCGAGGGTGAAAAAACGGTTTCCGAGCTCGAGGGCTTAATGAAAATCAGGCAGGCGAATTTGTCCCAGCATTTGGCTGTTTTGAGGCAGAGAAACGTTGTTGTTGCCAGAAAGCATGGCACAACGGTCAGCTACAAAGTTGCCAACAGGAAAATGATTAAGGCCTGCAACCTGATAAGGGCGGTTTTGCTGGAGCAGCTGGAAGACACTGGAAGAATTCTCAGGGCGGCAACCAGATGA
- a CDS encoding NADP-dependent malic enzyme, translated as MPSDIFAESLALHKKLRGKLSVQSKVPVKSRHDLSVVYTPGMAEACRQIALDKKAIFDLTWKGNSVAVLSDGSAVLGLGDIGPEAALPVMEGKAVLFKEFANIDAVPIVVNASSAKEIADVAVAIAPTFGGINLEDIAAPECFEAEREIKRRVSIPVMHDDQHGTAIVVYAALLNAAKVAGKRVEDLKIVVNGAGAAGTAIARWLHCTGMDDNVCVPVREIILVDSVGAIHNGRAGLNGAKRELAKLTNPNNAEGRLAEVVVGADVFIGVSRAGLMTPAMIRSMNEKPIVFAMANPVPEIMPDEALKAGAFIVGTGRSDFPNQINNVLAFPGVFRGALDAKATEINEQMKMAASKALAKAAGKPSRENILPNAVDKGVVPKIAKAVARAARESGVTR; from the coding sequence ATGCCTTCCGACATTTTTGCCGAATCGCTTGCATTGCATAAGAAGCTGAGGGGCAAGCTTTCGGTGCAGTCAAAGGTTCCGGTCAAGTCAAGGCACGATTTGAGCGTTGTCTACACTCCCGGCATGGCTGAGGCGTGCAGGCAGATTGCCTTGGACAAAAAAGCGATTTTTGATTTGACCTGGAAGGGCAACTCTGTGGCGGTTTTGAGCGACGGCTCGGCTGTTCTGGGCCTTGGCGACATCGGGCCGGAAGCGGCTCTGCCGGTGATGGAGGGAAAGGCTGTTCTGTTCAAGGAGTTTGCGAACATTGATGCCGTGCCGATTGTTGTGAATGCTTCTTCCGCGAAGGAAATTGCGGATGTTGCAGTTGCGATTGCGCCGACTTTTGGCGGCATAAACCTTGAAGACATTGCAGCGCCGGAATGCTTTGAAGCCGAGCGTGAAATTAAAAGGCGTGTCAGCATTCCGGTCATGCATGACGACCAGCACGGCACAGCCATAGTCGTTTATGCCGCGTTGCTGAATGCGGCGAAGGTTGCAGGCAAAAGGGTTGAGGACCTGAAAATTGTGGTCAATGGTGCCGGAGCCGCGGGCACCGCAATCGCGCGCTGGCTTCATTGTACTGGAATGGATGACAATGTCTGCGTTCCAGTCAGGGAAATAATCCTGGTTGACAGTGTCGGGGCGATCCACAATGGCAGGGCCGGCCTGAATGGCGCAAAGCGGGAGCTTGCAAAGCTGACCAATCCGAACAATGCCGAGGGAAGACTTGCGGAAGTGGTTGTGGGAGCGGATGTTTTTATCGGGGTTTCAAGGGCGGGCCTGATGACTCCTGCAATGATCCGGTCCATGAACGAAAAGCCGATTGTTTTCGCGATGGCGAATCCTGTTCCGGAAATAATGCCTGATGAGGCTTTGAAGGCGGGCGCTTTCATTGTCGGCACTGGCAGAAGTGATTTTCCAAACCAGATAAACAATGTTCTCGCTTTTCCCGGCGTGTTCAGGGGCGCGCTTGACGCGAAAGCAACGGAAATCAACGAGCAAATGAAAATGGCGGCCTCGAAGGCACTGGCGAAGGCAGCGGGGAAGCCTTCAAGGGAAAACATTCTGCCGAATGCCGTGGACAAGGGCGTTGTCCCGAAAATCGCAAAGGCGGTTGCGCGGGCGGCAAGGGAAAGCGGGGTTACAAGGTAA
- a CDS encoding FAD-dependent oxidoreductase, whose amino-acid sequence MPGGKEKTENFDVAIIGGGCTGLAAAMYSGRLELKTLLVSENLGGLILWTDIVENYPGFKRLSGQELVDKLKEHAMDYKEHIKTVQANVSRVKGTAGNFSLETDEGNFSAKTLIFATGTKVKELDVPGSKEFRNKGIQFCALCDGALFKGKEVAVVGGSDSAVKEAIVLARYAKKVFIIYRGGKLRGEPSNMERLEALSNVEIICNTNVTAFKGGKFLESVVLDKPHNGKKELALDAVFMAIGHIPLSGLAAGLGVKTNGHGEIIIDRSSSTNVEGVFAAGDVVDTAFKQAIVGVGEAVSAVYSAFRFVSGNAAKTKKE is encoded by the coding sequence TTGCCCGGCGGTAAAGAAAAAACTGAAAATTTCGACGTTGCGATAATCGGCGGGGGCTGCACAGGCCTTGCCGCGGCCATGTATTCCGGCAGGCTTGAACTCAAAACCCTGCTTGTGTCGGAAAATCTCGGCGGCCTCATCCTGTGGACTGACATTGTTGAAAACTATCCCGGCTTCAAGCGCCTGTCGGGACAGGAACTCGTGGACAAGCTGAAAGAGCATGCGATGGATTACAAGGAGCACATAAAAACCGTGCAGGCGAATGTTTCCCGCGTGAAGGGAACTGCCGGCAATTTTTCGCTTGAAACCGACGAAGGGAATTTTTCCGCGAAAACCCTGATTTTTGCCACCGGCACGAAAGTGAAGGAGCTTGACGTTCCCGGCTCTAAGGAATTCAGGAACAAGGGCATTCAGTTCTGCGCTTTGTGCGACGGCGCATTGTTCAAGGGCAAGGAAGTCGCTGTTGTCGGCGGCTCGGATTCAGCTGTGAAGGAAGCAATCGTGCTTGCGCGCTATGCGAAGAAAGTTTTCATTATTTACCGCGGCGGCAAACTGCGCGGAGAGCCTTCAAACATGGAGCGGTTGGAAGCGCTTTCAAATGTTGAAATAATTTGCAACACGAATGTGACTGCGTTCAAGGGCGGAAAGTTTTTGGAAAGCGTTGTCCTAGACAAGCCGCACAATGGGAAAAAAGAGCTTGCACTGGACGCGGTTTTCATGGCAATCGGCCACATTCCCTTGTCCGGGCTTGCAGCCGGCCTCGGCGTGAAAACCAACGGGCATGGCGAAATAATAATCGACCGCTCGTCTTCCACGAACGTTGAAGGCGTTTTCGCTGCAGGGGACGTTGTGGACACCGCGTTCAAGCAGGCGATTGTCGGGGTGGGGGAAGCGGTGAGCGCGGTTTATTCGGCGTTCAGGTTCGTTTCAGGCAATGCAGCGAAGACGAAGAAAGAGTAA